The following proteins are co-located in the Callithrix jacchus isolate 240 chromosome 10, calJac240_pri, whole genome shotgun sequence genome:
- the B3GNT6 gene encoding acetylgalactosaminyl-O-glycosyl-glycoprotein beta-1,3-N-acetylglucosaminyltransferase has translation MGGIPPVSKTTSGSPLTQFPPQMTFLCRRSLNLKTLACLLVGVSFLALQQWFLQVPRSPQEERSPQEETPEGPTDAPAAAALPSVLVPGPQCMANASANATADFEQLPARIQDFLRYRHCRHFPLLWDARAKCAGSRGVFLLLAVKSAPAHYERRELIRRTWGQERSYEGLQVRRLFLLGTPGPEDEAPAERLAALVALEAREHGDVLQWAFADTFLNLTLKHVHLLDWLAARCPHARFLLSGDDDVFVHTANVLRFLRAQPPGRHLFSGQLMQGSVPIRDSWSKYFVPPQLFPGSVYPVYCSGGGFLLSSATARALRSAARQTPLFPIDDAYMGMCLERAGLEPSGHEGIRPFGVQLPGARQPSFDPCMYRQLLLVHRFAPYEMLLMWKALHSPTLSCDREHRVS, from the coding sequence ATGGGTGGCATCCCGCCAGTGTCAAAGACGACTTCCGGCTCACCTCTGACTCAGTTTCCCCCACAGATGACTTTTCTCTGCCGCAGGTCCCTGAATCTCAAGACTCTGGCCTGCCTCCTGGTGGGCGTGAGTTTCTTGGCACTGCAGCAGTGGTTCCTCCAGGTCCCGAGGTCCCCGCAAGAGGAGAGGTCCCCGCAGGAGGAGACGCCAGAGGGCCCCACCGACGCTCCCGCAGCTGCCGCTCTGCCCTCGGTGCTCGTCCCCGGGCCCCAGTGCATGGCCAACGCCTCAGCCAACGCCACAGCCGACTTCGAGCAGCTGCCCGCGCGCATCCAGGACTTCCTGCGGTACCGCCACTGCCGCCACTTCCCGCTGCTCTGGGACGCCCGGGCCAAGTGCGCAGGCAGCCGCGGCGTCTTCTTGCTTCTGGCCGTGAAGTCGGCGCCTGCGCACTACGAGCGGCGCGAGCTCATCCGGCGCACGTGGGGTCAGGAGCGCAGCTACGAGGGGCTGCAGGTGCGCCGCCTCTTCTTGCTGGGCACCCCGGGACCCGAGGACGAGGCGCCCGCCGAGCGGCTGGCGGCGCTGGTGGCGCTGGAGGCGCGCGAGCACGGCGACGTGCTGCAGTGGGCCTTTGCCGACACCTTCCTCAACCTCACGCTCAAGCACGTGCACCTGCTGGACTGGCTGGCGGCGCGCTGCCCGCACGCGCGCTTCCTGCTCAGCGGCGACGACGACGTGTTCGTGCACACCGCCAACGTGCTCCGGTTCCTGCGGGCGCAGCCGCCCGGCCGCCATCTGTTCTCAGGCCAGCTAATGCAGGGCTCCGTGCCCATCCGCGACAGCTGGAGCAAGTACTTCGTGCCCCCGCAGCTCTTCCCCGGGTCCGTCTACCCGGTGTACTGCAGTGGCGGCGGCTTCCTCCTGTCCAGCGCCACGGCCCGGGCCCTGCGCTCGGCCGCCCGCCAAACCCCGCTCTTCCCCATCGACGATGCCTACATGGGCATGTGTCTGGAGCGGGCCGGCCTGGAGCCCAGCGGCCACGAGGGCATCCGGCCCTTCGGCGTGCAGCTGCCTGGCGCGCGGCAGCCTTCCTTTGACCCCTGCATGTACCGCCAGCTACTGCTGGTGCACCGCTTCGCACCCTACGAGATGCTGCTCATGTGGAAGGCGCTGCACAGCCCAACGCTCAGCTGTGACCGGGAACACCGGGTCTCCTGA